In one window of Streptomyces griseus subsp. griseus DNA:
- a CDS encoding sensor histidine kinase, producing MNSERARLTALYGGMLVLAGVLLMGLVYVLVSEGLYSSVMAAVSPAVPTARAGATAGPALPATDLAVTLVEPGQYAVVQKVSTAAGDAALSRLLTVSALSLAVYSALSVALAWWMAGRVLRPVGVITARARRLSGSNLHERIALKAPPGELKELADTFDGMLDRIEQLVAARQRFAANAAHELRTPLAVQRAAAEIGLADDPPPEKVAWIRDKLIDTADNSEQLIEGLLLLAVSDEGLRRRERVALDATTATVTEAVAAEAAEREVTVEVAARPVSVLGDPVLLDHLVHNLVANALRHNHPGGTVRVRVGPGGLEVANTGPVVDPAALPLLFEPFRRAQARRHAPGEGAGLGLSIVASVARAHGGDVGATANPGGGLTARVTLPTCA from the coding sequence GTGAACAGCGAGCGCGCGCGGCTCACCGCGCTCTACGGCGGCATGCTGGTGCTGGCCGGAGTCCTGCTCATGGGGCTCGTCTACGTGCTGGTCAGCGAAGGGCTCTACAGCAGCGTCATGGCCGCCGTCTCCCCGGCCGTCCCGACCGCCCGGGCGGGCGCCACGGCCGGCCCCGCGCTGCCCGCCACCGACCTGGCGGTGACCCTCGTCGAACCCGGGCAGTACGCCGTCGTCCAGAAGGTCTCCACCGCCGCCGGGGACGCCGCGCTCAGCCGGCTCCTCACCGTCTCCGCGCTCTCCCTCGCCGTCTACTCGGCGCTCTCCGTCGCCCTCGCCTGGTGGATGGCGGGCCGGGTGCTGCGGCCCGTCGGCGTCATCACCGCCCGGGCCCGCCGGCTCTCCGGCTCCAACCTCCACGAACGGATCGCCCTCAAGGCCCCGCCCGGCGAGCTCAAGGAGCTGGCCGACACCTTCGACGGGATGCTGGACCGGATCGAGCAACTGGTCGCCGCCCGGCAGCGGTTCGCCGCCAACGCCGCCCATGAGCTGCGCACCCCGCTCGCCGTGCAGCGGGCCGCCGCCGAGATCGGGCTCGCCGACGACCCGCCGCCGGAGAAGGTCGCCTGGATCCGGGACAAGCTCATCGACACCGCCGACAACAGCGAGCAGCTCATCGAGGGCCTGCTGCTCCTCGCGGTCTCCGACGAGGGGCTGCGGCGGCGCGAACGGGTCGCCCTGGACGCCACCACCGCCACGGTCACCGAGGCGGTGGCCGCCGAGGCGGCGGAGCGGGAGGTCACCGTCGAGGTGGCGGCCCGGCCGGTGAGCGTGCTGGGGGACCCGGTCCTCCTGGACCACCTCGTGCACAACCTGGTCGCCAACGCGCTGCGCCACAACCACCCCGGCGGGACCGTACGGGTCCGGGTCGGGCCGGGCGGCCTGGAGGTCGCCAACACGGGGCCCGTGGTCGACCCGGCGGCCCTGCCGCTGCTGTTCGAACCCTTCCGCCGTGCGCAGGCCCGCCGCCACGCACCCGGCGAGGGCGCCGGGCTGGGGCTCTCCATCGTGGCGTCGGTGGCCCGGGCGCACGGCGGGGACGTCGGCGCCACGGCGAACCCGGGCGGCGGGCTCACGGCCCGGGTGACGCTGCCCACCTGTGCGTAG
- a CDS encoding response regulator transcription factor: protein MRVLVVEDEEFLAEMIAEGLRRDAVAVDVAPDGPTALEKLRFGAYDVMILDRDLPGLHGDEVCRRVVGARLLTRILMLTAAGTVRDRVAGLGLGADDYLTKPFAYDELLARVLALGRRSRPALPPVLERAGLTLDTARRQVCRDGRFLSLSRKEFAVLETLLRAEGAVVSGDDLIEEVWEEDTSYRTNAVRVTLSKLRAKLGAPPVIETVPGAGYRIGDGPVVSGGSGGAR from the coding sequence ATGCGCGTGCTGGTGGTGGAGGACGAGGAATTCCTGGCGGAGATGATCGCCGAGGGGCTGCGTCGGGACGCCGTCGCGGTGGACGTCGCCCCGGACGGGCCGACCGCGCTGGAGAAGCTCCGGTTCGGCGCGTACGACGTGATGATCCTCGACCGCGACCTGCCCGGGCTGCACGGCGACGAGGTGTGCCGGAGAGTCGTCGGCGCGCGGCTGCTGACCCGGATCCTGATGCTCACCGCCGCGGGGACCGTCCGCGACCGGGTGGCCGGCCTCGGGCTCGGTGCCGACGACTATCTGACCAAGCCGTTCGCGTACGACGAACTCCTCGCCCGGGTCCTCGCGCTCGGCCGCCGCTCCCGCCCGGCCCTCCCACCGGTCCTGGAGCGCGCCGGGCTGACCCTCGACACCGCCCGCCGCCAGGTCTGCCGCGACGGCCGCTTCCTTTCTCTCTCCCGCAAGGAGTTCGCCGTGCTGGAGACCCTGCTGAGGGCCGAGGGCGCCGTCGTCAGCGGCGACGACCTGATCGAGGAGGTATGGGAGGAGGACACCAGTTACCGCACCAACGCGGTACGGGTCACCCTCTCCAAGCTGCGCGCGAAGCTGGGCGCGCCACCCGTGATCGAGACCGTGCCGGGGGCCGGGTACCGCATCGGGGACGGCCCCGTGGTGAGCGGCGGAAGCGGCGGTGCCCGGTGA
- a CDS encoding efflux RND transporter periplasmic adaptor subunit, with protein MRRGRAVAAVAAVLAVTAGTIAVTQLGGDSGTDPAGAKNAGLPPATAPVERGDLRDSAQADGTLGYDKQRKINAGAAGTLTWAPRTGSTVKRNERLYEVDGRAVRLMYGSGPMYRTLKPGDKGRDVEQLERNLAALGYTGFTPDTEYTELTAAAVKRWQKANGVKRTGTVGPQDITFAPGKVRISSVEAAVGDLAQPGAPVLTTTGSERIVTFELDVVESQLTKAGTEVSVDLPDGTSAPGTVSSVGRTAKPGKDPQDTGPKVTLTVSFDKPDDVGGFDQSPVTVNLTGETRKNVLTVPVNALLALPGGGFGVEVVRNSKVREVKVELGMFAEGRVEVSGGGLSEGMKVGVPKI; from the coding sequence ATGAGGCGCGGACGGGCCGTGGCGGCGGTCGCGGCGGTCCTCGCGGTGACGGCCGGGACGATCGCGGTCACCCAGCTCGGCGGAGACAGCGGTACGGACCCGGCGGGCGCGAAGAACGCCGGGCTGCCGCCGGCCACCGCCCCGGTCGAGCGCGGCGACCTGCGCGACAGCGCCCAGGCGGACGGCACCCTCGGCTACGACAAGCAGCGCAAGATCAACGCGGGCGCGGCGGGCACGCTGACCTGGGCCCCGCGCACCGGTTCGACCGTGAAGCGGAACGAGCGGCTGTACGAGGTCGACGGCCGGGCGGTCCGGCTGATGTACGGGTCGGGGCCCATGTACCGGACGCTGAAGCCGGGCGACAAGGGCCGGGACGTGGAGCAGCTGGAGCGCAATCTCGCCGCCCTCGGCTACACCGGCTTCACCCCGGACACCGAGTACACCGAGCTGACAGCGGCGGCCGTCAAGCGCTGGCAGAAGGCGAACGGCGTCAAGCGGACGGGCACGGTGGGGCCGCAGGACATCACGTTCGCCCCGGGGAAGGTCCGGATCAGCAGCGTGGAGGCGGCGGTCGGCGATCTGGCCCAGCCGGGCGCCCCGGTCCTCACCACGACCGGCTCCGAGCGCATCGTGACCTTCGAACTGGACGTGGTGGAGAGCCAGTTGACCAAGGCGGGCACGGAGGTGAGTGTCGATCTGCCGGACGGCACGAGCGCGCCCGGCACGGTCTCCTCGGTCGGCCGGACGGCGAAGCCCGGCAAGGACCCGCAGGACACCGGCCCGAAGGTGACCCTGACGGTCTCCTTCGACAAGCCGGACGACGTCGGCGGCTTCGACCAGTCACCGGTCACCGTGAACCTCACCGGCGAGACCCGCAAGAACGTCCTGACCGTCCCGGTGAACGCGCTCCTGGCCCTGCCCGGCGGCGGCTTCGGCGTGGAGGTCGTACGGAACAGCAAGGTCCGCGAGGTGAAGGTGGAGCTGGGCATGTTCGCGGAGGGCCGGGTCGAGGTGTCGGGCGGCGGGCTGAGCGAGGGCATGAAGGTCGGGGTGCCGAAGATATGA
- a CDS encoding ABC transporter ATP-binding protein, with the protein MSGTHAVDGTHERGGTQAGGGTHQVSGTNAVGGTQAVDGTHQVGGSHAVEDGATVVGLRGVTKEYAGGVTALRGVDLTVREGELLAIVGPSGSGKSTLLHIVGTLDRPTAGSVHIAGHDVAALTDRRLSALRAQHVGFVFQAFHLVPGVSARDNVAEGLLYSGLPRSVRRRKAAEALDRVGLADRLDHRPHQLSGGQKQRVAIARAVVGEPALLLADEPTGALDSASGAAVMELLRDLNREGATIAVITHDTEIAGSLPRAVRIRDGEVVADVRNPPAVPSAAAGAEL; encoded by the coding sequence ATGAGCGGTACGCACGCGGTCGACGGCACGCACGAGCGCGGCGGCACGCAGGCGGGCGGCGGCACGCACCAGGTCAGCGGCACAAACGCGGTCGGCGGCACGCAGGCAGTCGACGGCACGCACCAGGTCGGCGGCTCGCACGCGGTCGAGGACGGGGCCACGGTCGTCGGACTCCGGGGCGTCACCAAGGAGTACGCGGGCGGGGTCACCGCCCTGCGCGGGGTGGACCTCACGGTGCGGGAGGGCGAACTCCTCGCCATCGTCGGCCCGTCCGGCTCGGGCAAGTCCACGCTGCTGCACATCGTCGGCACCCTGGACCGCCCCACCGCCGGCTCCGTCCACATCGCGGGCCACGACGTGGCGGCCCTGACCGACCGCCGCCTCTCCGCCCTGCGCGCCCAGCACGTGGGCTTCGTCTTCCAGGCGTTCCACCTGGTCCCGGGCGTCTCCGCGCGCGACAACGTGGCGGAGGGCCTGCTCTACTCGGGCCTCCCCCGCTCCGTACGCCGCCGCAAGGCCGCCGAGGCGCTGGACCGGGTCGGGCTCGCGGACCGCCTGGACCACAGGCCGCACCAGCTCTCGGGGGGCCAGAAACAGCGGGTCGCCATCGCGCGGGCGGTGGTCGGGGAGCCCGCCCTGCTGCTGGCCGACGAGCCGACGGGGGCGCTGGACTCGGCGTCGGGCGCGGCGGTGATGGAGCTGCTGCGGGACCTGAACCGGGAGGGGGCGACGATCGCGGTGATCACGCACGACACGGAGATCGCGGGGAGCCTGCCGCGCGCGGTGCGGATCAGGGACGGCGAGGTGGTGGCGGACGTACGGAACCCGCCTGCGGTCCCGTCGGCGGCGGCGGGGGCGGAGCTGTGA